Genomic DNA from Lactuca sativa cultivar Salinas chromosome 8, Lsat_Salinas_v11, whole genome shotgun sequence:
AGAACTTTAAATATATAGTACAACAAATAGTCATATAAGACGattttgattgattgattgacaTGTGTTGTTATTTGAACAAGGGTCAGCTTGCTCAATTGGAGTCACTCAACAATATACTAAATACCAATGATACTGAATCTAAGACCAAAGGACTTTCCGaggtactttttttttttttttctaatcatTTTAATGATGTTTTGCAAAAACTCAACAATTCTTAATTTCTTGTGCTATTAACCTTTTTTCAAAATAGGATGCTGATAAAATAGAGGTTACAAGTGGATCACCCCTGCCAGGTGTCAAGGTGAATATTTTTCATTCATTTAACTTCCTTTCCACtttcagatatatatatatatatatatatatatatatatatatatatatatatatatatatatatatatatatatatatatatatatatatcattttgctCTCTCTTTTAACTTGTTATAATTCTTAACAGCCACAACAACTTGATGCATTATTCATGATTCCAAAAGAAACAATCGACATTTTGAAAGACCAAGTCTTTGGATTCGACACTTTTTTTGTGACAAGCCAGGAGCCATATGaggtgattatatatatatatatatatatatatatatatatatatatatatatatatatatatatatatatatatatatatatatatattatcataaaatattaaaaaaatatgtcACAATCATTTTAATGTGACAGGGTGGAGTACTGTTTAAAGGAAACCTACGTGGACAAGCTGCTGTGACTTACAAAAAGATAGAAAAAAGACTACATGTTAGTTTAGTTTACCCACAACACAAatcatcattttttttatatataaattggtTAAAAGTTGTAAGTTCTACTCTTTGTGAAGGAGACATTTGGGGATCAATATAAGCTTTTCCTTCTGATCAACCCTGAAGACGATAAACCTGTTGCAGTTGTTGTTCCAAGAAAGACCTTACAACCTGAAACAACTGGTATTATTAGTTTCACATTGTACTTTCAATTGTTTTCGTATGGAGCATTGTAATTTAATAAATCTATCctttatatataacaaataatttGAATAAAATACAATGATAGAATAACGAAAAACTAGAAAATACATTGCTACTTGTTGCATTTATCTGATTTTACTAGTACCTATTTTCTACATTATCCGCTCTAATATTTGTGTATTTGTGTTTATTTTTTTCTTCATGACAGCTGTCCCAGAATGGTTTGCTGCTGGATCTTTTGGAATAGTTACAATATTCACATTACTTTTACGCAACGTCCCCGCATTACAATCCAACTTATTGTATGTAAATCTATAAATACAAAGTTAacttcttatttattttttttttggattaatgACCATAATCCACGTTGTAAATGTGACAGATCCGTTTTTGACAATACGGAAGTATTAAAAGAGGGGGTTTCTGGAGCCCTAGTAACCGCGCTTATATTGGGTGTACATGAAATCAGTCATATTTTGGTTGCAAAAGAAGCCGGAGTTAAACTCGGGGTTCCATTTTTTGTACCCAGTTGGCAGGTGAGATTTTTTAATTAGTTTGTAATTAATGACACACACATAGGTATATATAATATCTCTAATAATCTTAACGTTTTTTATGGCAGATAGGCTCATTTGGTGGGATAACACGGATTCTAAACATCGTACCAAAACGGGAAGATCTTCTGAAAATTGGAGCAGCGGGACCTTTAGCAGGGTTTTCATTAGGGTTGCTTCTTTTGCTGTTTGGGTTTTTTTTGCCACCAGCTGATGGTATCGGGGTAATTGTTGATGCTTCTGTCTTTCACGAATCGCTTCTTGCTGGTGGAATAGGTATGAATTATATTATACTGTAATTCGGAGAAAACATATAGGAGTAATAAAATGTTTGTTGTATTTTATAGCGAAATTGGTGCTTGGTGATGTTTTGAAAGAAGGAGCGACGATAGCGGTGAATCCGTTGGTGATATGGGCGTGGGCCGGACTTCTCATCAATGCAATCAACAGTATCCCCGCCGGAGAGCTAGACGGCGGTCGGATCTCTTTTGCAATATGGGGACGAAAGGTTTGTTTCCAATTAAAATATATTTAGTGAAAAGCAAAAATAGTTCGTAATGTAGTAaaactcagggaccaaaaatgtaacgtATTCTTTTTCCTTTGATTGGCAGGCTGCATCGAGGTTCACAGCTGCTTCTATTGTGCTATTGGGGCTATCGTCGTTGTTAGATGACGTGGCATTTTATTGGGtggttttgatattttttttacaaCGAGGGCCAATTGCTCCACTAGCGGAAGAGATCAGCGAGCCTGATAACAAGTACGTTGCGTTGGGAATCACGGTTTTAGTTTTGAGTCTACTTGTTTGTTTGCCTTATCCTTTTCCTTTCACTGAAGCAATTACTACAACTATGTAGACGTCTGTCTTTACTCTTTATCTTTAGTGGGTGAGAGCTATTAAATAAACGTTGACCTCTTTAGTGTAGTAAGTGGAATAATAAAGATCCATATGTATATGCACATGCCCATGTACATGTACATGTCATTCTTTTCATTTTCATAAATTTCACATGGGGACATGTCTATACACTATACTGTTCTTGGAAAGTAAACTCATTATACCGGTTCTTTAATTGTTAAATGTTAACTTAAAAGTTTAATGGTTCGCTTGTTTAAAATGTCAAATATTGACATTTGACACGAACATAAACTAAATTGGTAAATTTAATGTTAAATATTGACATTTGACATGAACATAAACtaaatttggaatttaaaaggGTACCTACTCACCATACTAATATTTATAGCGAGTTAGACTAGACCACTCTAATAGTTTTGTTGTTTTGTCAAGTCATTTTTTAGtaactttatttaataaaaagttCATAGTATAAAAAATCTTTTCTACTTCctgacttttttttttcaatttaattattttatcccatcttttatgatatgttttataaAGCCTCTCATAtaatttattattgtttttttgcACATCTCATGTTTGTAAAAAGAAATATAGCTTGAAAGTAGTGTTGGATCGATAGATTCAATAAAAATGAAATCATGCACAAAGACGTAATTAATAAGAACACTCAAACGTAAATAAGATTTGGTTTTTTATTAGAGGGTAAAGGAATGCAATTACAATTTGTTGTAAGACTCTTTCAAAAGATACTCTCTACCTTCAACGAGCTCTCCTTATATAGGACATATAAGGGCAACGGTTGAGCACTGACCAATAAGGTTAGGACACAGACAAATCATAGCTGTCAAATATAACAAACTAACAACTATGATTCTAGGTTAGTCAATACGAATACATTTGCATCAACACAAAATTCACTATCGTACTGAAACACATTTCGCATCATAAACTTAAATACAATACTTCAAAATACGATCCTAACAATCTCCCTTTTTGTATTGAGTTGCAAAATCGTTTTTCAATTTTGTTCTCTGAAAACTTCTTCAAAAATCGCCATGAGAACAAGTTTTACTCGGATCCACCATCTGATTACCTCCGATACCCGCTTCAAGGCTTCATTAGTATTTGCCTTACACATCTCAGCCCTTACAAGAATACTATTCATGTAATCAAAATTGTAACAATGTTTGTCATCCAAGAACATCTTATTCTGGACTTTTCCTTCTTCAAGCACTTTATAAACAATTCATGAAGGCTTTTTCTGAATAAATCCTTCTCGCTTTTCTTCCAATCCTTCTGGTAGATCTTGAGGTTTCGCAGTAGAGTTTCTCTTCATACTCTTGGACACTTCAACATCCATCTGGCTCACTTCCATGCAGAAATATCTAATCATATCAGTAACATGCAAAAGCTATGAACTAAATTTCGATTCATGCTTCTTTAGAATTCCGTCAAGCacaatccagtcatgaggattcatgATGGGTAGATCAACCAGAGAAATCACAGAACAATCTTTGTTTTCACCTCTTAAGATTGTGAACTTGTAATTTTTAAATTCATCAATCGTaatttcttcaatcttcttaccAGTCATGATTCACTTCAAGGACCAGACTTCATATTGAGGTTGAACGTTGCTAAGATAAAACGTGAAAAGTTTATTGTTTGCAACACTGTTGGATAAAAGAAGCTTTGTAAATTCATTTAATAAAAACTAGTTGATTGGCAGTTGTACGTCGTAACAAGATCAATTTGTTTTGTAATTGAATTTTGACGATTGTTTTCTAAAATGTATTTACCGTTGCATTTGTTGGTTTTGTGTAACACTCCAAATCGGGTAAACCATTCTAACCCCTTGAAATGATCTAATttggcaaaaatggtccctttttgtacgttgggcgtacctaagtgtacacttagcgtactatgGAGGAAGGATGCGAAGGagtttggagtacgcggggcgtacgcgatagaggaccaaaaccctaaaacccaGACTTGAGACCTATTTATTCATCCTTAAGCcacttggaccaaaccctaatcagCCTCTAGAGTCTCATTTCGTCCCTTTACCTCAGTTTTCCTTTGAGAGTGTGCTTTTGGAGCATAGAAGTATGTTGGAGGCCAttttggagcttattcaagaagaagaagttagtGAGAAAGCTTGGTATGAC
This window encodes:
- the LOC111919727 gene encoding probable zinc metalloprotease EGY2, chloroplastic isoform X2, which produces MSFAASMTTPACFRGNVVPLSQCSSCCNIRFQPFISSYINHGIRRNIYPVKCVSRLVVSGNRVVKCRASERETGPDDDDDKEKEAHEAAETAEPLISSGSDIGDDKEKDKGQPSQLEALNKFLDSTKAQGVTEDKGQPTQLDMLNKLLNKDDVEAKPKEVTELAQLESLNNILNTNDTESKTKGLSEDADKIEVTSGSPLPGVKPQQLDALFMIPKETIDILKDQVFGFDTFFVTSQEPYEGGVLFKGNLRGQAAVTYKKIEKRLHETFGDQYKLFLLINPEDDKPVAVVVPRKTLQPETTAVPEWFAAGSFGIVTIFTLLLRNVPALQSNLLSVFDNTEVLKEGVSGALVTALILGVHEISHILVAKEAGVKLGVPFFVPSWQIGSFGGITRILNIVPKREDLLKIGAAGPLAGFSLGLLLLLFGFFLPPADGIGVIVDASVFHESLLAGGIAKLVLGDVLKEGATIAVNPLVIWAWAGLLINAINSIPAGELDGGRISFAIWGRKAASRFTAASIVLLGLSSLLDDVAFYWVVLIFFLQRGPIAPLAEEISEPDNKYVALGITVLVLSLLVCLPYPFPFTEAITTTM
- the LOC111919727 gene encoding probable zinc metalloprotease EGY2, chloroplastic isoform X3, encoding MRFQEKEAHEAAETAEPLISSGSDIGDDKEKDKGQPSQLEALNKFLDSTKAQGVTEDKGQPTQLDMLNKLLNKDDVEAKPKEVTEGQLAQLESLNNILNTNDTESKTKGLSEDADKIEVTSGSPLPGVKPQQLDALFMIPKETIDILKDQVFGFDTFFVTSQEPYEGGVLFKGNLRGQAAVTYKKIEKRLHETFGDQYKLFLLINPEDDKPVAVVVPRKTLQPETTAVPEWFAAGSFGIVTIFTLLLRNVPALQSNLLSVFDNTEVLKEGVSGALVTALILGVHEISHILVAKEAGVKLGVPFFVPSWQIGSFGGITRILNIVPKREDLLKIGAAGPLAGFSLGLLLLLFGFFLPPADGIGVIVDASVFHESLLAGGIAKLVLGDVLKEGATIAVNPLVIWAWAGLLINAINSIPAGELDGGRISFAIWGRKAASRFTAASIVLLGLSSLLDDVAFYWVVLIFFLQRGPIAPLAEEISEPDNKYVALGITVLVLSLLVCLPYPFPFTEAITTTM
- the LOC111919727 gene encoding probable zinc metalloprotease EGY2, chloroplastic isoform X1 encodes the protein MSFAASMTTPACFRGNVVPLSQCSSCCNIRFQPFISSYINHGIRRNIYPVKCVSRLVVSGNRVVKCRASERETGPDDDDDKEKEAHEAAETAEPLISSGSDIGDDKEKDKGQPSQLEALNKFLDSTKAQGVTEDKGQPTQLDMLNKLLNKDDVEAKPKEVTEGQLAQLESLNNILNTNDTESKTKGLSEDADKIEVTSGSPLPGVKPQQLDALFMIPKETIDILKDQVFGFDTFFVTSQEPYEGGVLFKGNLRGQAAVTYKKIEKRLHETFGDQYKLFLLINPEDDKPVAVVVPRKTLQPETTAVPEWFAAGSFGIVTIFTLLLRNVPALQSNLLSVFDNTEVLKEGVSGALVTALILGVHEISHILVAKEAGVKLGVPFFVPSWQIGSFGGITRILNIVPKREDLLKIGAAGPLAGFSLGLLLLLFGFFLPPADGIGVIVDASVFHESLLAGGIAKLVLGDVLKEGATIAVNPLVIWAWAGLLINAINSIPAGELDGGRISFAIWGRKAASRFTAASIVLLGLSSLLDDVAFYWVVLIFFLQRGPIAPLAEEISEPDNKYVALGITVLVLSLLVCLPYPFPFTEAITTTM